A genomic stretch from Cellulomonas sp. KRMCY2 includes:
- a CDS encoding TetR/AcrR family transcriptional regulator translates to MPAPHQQGTELRGASRPSDPPLAQRPVRADARRSREAIIAAFERLTVERGADVAMYEVARAAGLGQGTLYRHFPTRSVLVAEVFERIIDHLGLDAGEADDPGRFLRMLTAALRSQVRTHGLTRALRDAQDGMRLLERLTRRAVEAFEEPLAAARAAGVVREDLTTDDVLTMMAMLDGVISSLVALKRRDEAAERAIELLLEGVLVDGSEPPG, encoded by the coding sequence GTGCCCGCGCCGCACCAGCAGGGAACAGAGCTCCGTGGCGCCTCGCGACCGTCCGATCCACCCCTCGCGCAGAGGCCCGTCCGCGCGGATGCTCGCCGTAGCAGGGAGGCGATCATTGCCGCGTTCGAACGCTTGACGGTGGAACGCGGTGCGGACGTGGCGATGTACGAGGTCGCTCGCGCTGCCGGCCTCGGGCAGGGCACGCTCTACCGTCACTTCCCGACTCGATCGGTGCTTGTCGCCGAGGTGTTCGAGCGGATCATCGACCACTTGGGGTTGGACGCGGGCGAAGCCGACGACCCCGGGCGCTTCCTTCGGATGCTCACCGCCGCGCTTCGTAGTCAGGTGCGCACTCACGGCCTGACCCGAGCCCTGCGTGACGCACAGGACGGCATGCGTCTCCTCGAGCGGCTTACGCGTCGTGCCGTCGAAGCATTCGAGGAACCGCTCGCCGCGGCCCGGGCGGCAGGTGTCGTGCGCGAGGACCTGACGACCGACGACGTCCTCACGATGATGGCCATGCTTGACGGCGTCATCTCGAGCCTCGTAGCGCTCAAGCGACGCGACGAGGCCGCCGAACGGGCGATTGAGCTGCTACTGGAGGGTGTGCTCGTCGACGGAAGCGAACCGCCCGGTTGA
- a CDS encoding SDR family NAD(P)-dependent oxidoreductase — MKMAIDFEDQSVVVTGAGRGLGRLFALELARRGAQVVVNDLGGSMHGEGSDESVAEQVVREIQDAGGAAVASHDSVADQGGAAAIVRTAVEQFGRLDAIVSNAGIFGTVPFEDISAEEWRRMMSVHVDGGFYLTQESFRVMKEQGYGRIVLVASSAGAFGQRLSAHYTAAKSALIGLSNTVALEGAPYGIACNTLLPFGFSRMVSETVADPAMLEMLENAIRPELVVPMAVFLASRECGLTHRNLTAGGGGYSRAFMGLSAGWFAGLGVQPSADDIATHIEEITATGDFVVPEAIDDEMSKIFGRLAQGAAQ, encoded by the coding sequence ATGAAGATGGCGATCGATTTCGAGGACCAGTCGGTCGTCGTGACGGGTGCGGGCCGTGGACTTGGCCGCCTGTTTGCGCTGGAGCTGGCGAGGCGTGGCGCACAGGTGGTTGTCAATGACCTGGGTGGGTCGATGCACGGCGAGGGCTCGGACGAGAGTGTCGCCGAGCAGGTGGTCCGCGAGATCCAGGATGCGGGCGGCGCGGCTGTCGCCTCGCACGACTCGGTCGCAGACCAGGGGGGTGCGGCGGCGATTGTGCGCACCGCGGTCGAGCAATTCGGCCGGCTCGACGCGATCGTGAGCAACGCCGGCATCTTCGGCACCGTGCCGTTCGAGGACATCTCGGCCGAGGAGTGGCGCCGCATGATGTCGGTGCACGTCGATGGCGGGTTCTACCTCACCCAGGAGTCGTTCCGGGTCATGAAGGAGCAGGGCTACGGGCGGATCGTCCTCGTCGCGTCCTCCGCCGGGGCCTTCGGTCAGCGACTGAGCGCTCACTACACCGCCGCGAAGTCCGCGCTCATCGGCCTATCGAACACTGTCGCGCTCGAGGGCGCACCGTACGGCATCGCCTGCAACACGCTGCTCCCCTTCGGCTTCTCGCGCATGGTGAGTGAGACGGTGGCAGACCCCGCGATGCTGGAGATGCTGGAGAATGCCATCCGCCCCGAGCTCGTCGTGCCGATGGCCGTCTTCCTCGCTTCTCGCGAGTGCGGCCTCACGCACCGCAATCTGACCGCGGGCGGGGGAGGGTACTCGCGTGCGTTCATGGGGCTGTCCGCTGGGTGGTTCGCTGGTCTGGGAGTGCAGCCGAGCGCCGACGATATCGCGACGCACATCGAGGAGATCACCGCGACAGGCGACTTCGTCGTGCCTGAGGCGATCGACGATGAGATGAGCAAGATCTTCGGTCGGCTTGCGCAAGGAGCGGCCCAATAG
- a CDS encoding glycoside hydrolase family 3 N-terminal domain-containing protein → MLALSQDHAALGLNTVELNRSTVDAQVDQRTLHELYLAPFQDVVQDADVGMVMCAYTKVNGTQACDSADLIGDVLRGDWGFDGIVRTDAGAAHRLESLPYGLDQEFRSESVFGLPTIWTVLSVSDDNAGVGTQPCVQLSRMGDEDGDRFRGPVGRRDGCGPWTWPPVCAGAGEAWRTGGCQ, encoded by the coding sequence ATCCTCGCTCTGAGTCAAGACCATGCCGCACTCGGTCTGAACACCGTGGAGCTGAATCGCTCCACCGTGGACGCTCAGGTCGACCAGCGCACCCTGCACGAGCTCTACCTCGCGCCCTTCCAGGACGTCGTGCAGGATGCCGACGTCGGCATGGTGATGTGCGCCTACACCAAGGTCAACGGAACTCAGGCCTGTGACAGCGCGGACCTGATCGGCGACGTGCTCCGAGGGGACTGGGGCTTCGACGGCATCGTCCGCACAGACGCCGGCGCCGCACACCGCCTGGAGTCGCTGCCCTACGGGCTGGATCAGGAGTTTCGGAGTGAGAGCGTCTTCGGCCTCCCAACGATCTGGACAGTGCTGTCCGTTTCGGACGACAATGCAGGAGTCGGGACACAGCCGTGCGTCCAGTTGTCAAGGATGGGAGATGAAGATGGCGATCGATTTCGAGGACCAGTCGGTCGTCGTGACGGGTGCGGGCCGTGGACTTGGCCGCCTGTTTGCGCTGGAGCTGGCGAGGCGTGGCGCACAGGTGGTTGTCAATGA
- a CDS encoding TetR family transcriptional regulator translates to MTTAPLDPRTPHPRDAKATTAALLDAARRRFTVLGYAGTKVRDIAADVGVNVSLINRYFGSKEQLFAICLATPSTQTPFGADPGDRTLADDLARHLQESVWPEFGHQHPIMLWLRGPADEPDIALRRAALERFIDDVLKAAGTGTSPELRLRAQLIAALAVGIAATKAIAAPEPLTTASPDELAGPLGEVIEVLLELPPGPRQR, encoded by the coding sequence ATGACAACGGCTCCGCTGGATCCACGGACGCCCCACCCGCGGGACGCCAAGGCGACGACGGCAGCGTTGCTGGACGCAGCGCGCCGGCGGTTCACTGTCCTCGGGTACGCGGGGACGAAGGTGCGTGACATCGCTGCTGACGTCGGAGTGAACGTCTCGCTGATCAACCGCTACTTCGGGTCGAAGGAGCAGCTGTTCGCCATCTGCCTGGCGACACCGTCGACGCAGACCCCGTTCGGCGCCGATCCGGGCGACCGCACGCTCGCCGACGACCTCGCACGCCATCTCCAGGAGTCCGTCTGGCCGGAGTTCGGGCACCAGCACCCGATCATGCTGTGGCTGCGCGGCCCAGCCGACGAGCCCGACATCGCGCTCCGCCGAGCCGCTCTCGAGCGCTTCATCGACGACGTACTCAAGGCAGCTGGAACCGGCACGTCACCAGAGCTGCGGCTGCGGGCCCAACTCATCGCGGCGCTGGCCGTGGGGATCGCTGCGACCAAGGCGATCGCCGCGCCTGAACCGCTCACCACCGCCAGCCCCGATGAGCTCGCGGGCCCGCTCGGCGAGGTCATCGAAGTGCTGCTCGAACTACCCCCAGGGCCTCGTCAACGTTGA
- a CDS encoding MFS transporter, which translates to MTEVRPAGLPAGRSTRHANPALVLGFLSLAGLVISILQSLVAPALPVIAADLSVTTADVSWILTAYLLAASVSTPVAARLGDMFGKRRVLLVVLSMLAAGTLVAALAPNLSVLIAGRVLQGAAGAILPLSIGIVRDELPIGRVGMAVGTLSAIFGVGGGLGIVLAGPIVDNLSWHWLFWFPLALIGIAFAGVAFGVPESPVRAPGRVDWTGALLLSAGLAMLLLALSKGSAWGWSSGRVVGMLIAAGFTLGAWVIIERRIQEPLVDMRMMATRAVWATNVVGLAFGFAMFGAFLLVPMLLELPKATGFGFGASVTTAGLYLLPATAGMLVFAPISGALERRVGARVPMVLGTAIAAGAFAFLAISHTQAWQLLVSVSLVGIGIGLAFAAMANAIVAAVPPTQTGVATSVNTIVRTVGGSLGAAILAGLLTAGVSDRGIPTDAAFTQGFWLSAAVLVVGLLASLLLPRRTTQQADA; encoded by the coding sequence ATGACTGAAGTACGACCGGCCGGGCTGCCGGCGGGTCGATCGACGCGCCATGCGAACCCGGCCCTTGTCCTGGGCTTCCTGTCGCTGGCCGGGCTGGTGATCTCGATCCTTCAGTCCCTGGTCGCCCCCGCTCTGCCGGTGATTGCGGCTGACCTCTCGGTAACGACGGCCGACGTCAGCTGGATCCTGACGGCGTACCTGCTCGCCGCGTCGGTCTCGACCCCGGTTGCCGCGCGTCTGGGGGACATGTTCGGCAAGCGCAGGGTGCTGCTGGTTGTCCTGTCCATGCTCGCCGCCGGCACCCTGGTCGCCGCGCTGGCGCCCAACCTCTCGGTCCTGATCGCCGGTCGTGTGCTGCAGGGCGCGGCCGGCGCGATCCTGCCGCTGTCGATCGGCATCGTGCGGGACGAGTTGCCGATCGGGCGAGTCGGGATGGCCGTGGGGACCCTCTCGGCGATCTTCGGGGTCGGGGGCGGTCTCGGCATCGTCCTGGCCGGCCCGATCGTCGACAATCTCTCGTGGCACTGGCTGTTCTGGTTCCCGCTCGCGCTGATCGGCATCGCCTTCGCCGGAGTCGCCTTCGGTGTACCGGAGTCCCCCGTGCGTGCTCCCGGGCGGGTGGACTGGACCGGCGCGCTGCTGCTGTCTGCCGGCCTGGCCATGCTGCTGTTGGCGCTGAGCAAGGGCTCGGCCTGGGGTTGGTCCAGTGGCCGTGTCGTGGGAATGCTCATCGCCGCCGGGTTCACACTCGGTGCATGGGTGATCATCGAGCGTCGGATCCAAGAGCCATTGGTGGACATGCGGATGATGGCCACACGCGCGGTCTGGGCGACCAACGTCGTGGGGTTGGCCTTCGGATTCGCCATGTTCGGCGCATTCCTGCTCGTCCCGATGCTGCTCGAGCTGCCGAAGGCGACCGGGTTCGGCTTCGGAGCATCGGTGACGACCGCCGGGCTCTACCTGCTGCCCGCTACCGCCGGGATGCTCGTGTTCGCACCGATCTCCGGCGCACTCGAGCGCCGGGTCGGCGCACGTGTGCCCATGGTGCTCGGCACTGCGATCGCCGCGGGTGCGTTCGCCTTCCTCGCGATCTCCCACACCCAGGCCTGGCAGCTGCTGGTCTCGGTGTCCCTTGTAGGCATCGGGATCGGTCTTGCGTTCGCCGCCATGGCCAACGCCATCGTCGCGGCAGTCCCCCCGACACAGACCGGCGTCGCCACCAGTGTGAACACCATCGTCCGAACCGTCGGGGGCAGTCTTGGCGCGGCCATCCTCGCCGGCCTCCTGACGGCCGGAGTCTCCGACCGCGGAATCCCGACCGACGCGGCCTTCACCCAGGGCTTCTGGCTCAGCGCGGCAGTCCTCGTCGTCGGCCTGCTGGCGTCGCTCCTCCTGCCTCGCCGAACGACGCAACAGGCAGACGCATGA
- a CDS encoding SDR family NAD(P)-dependent oxidoreductase produces the protein MTELRFDGRVAIVTGAGRGLGKEYALLLAARGARLVVTSRAASVSGAGSDVSSAEMVAREIRDAGGEAVAVTSDVATPEGGESIVQAALDAYGRIDIVVNNAGVSLDDPFADMTLDTFQAMIDMHLKGAFHVIRPAWTTMREQGYGRVINTSSSAGVWGVALKAHYGAAKSGLLGFTRVLALEGAKDNIKVNVITPTGATRMLAQSLANAQQEAEALEARQEEASAGSVSAAQLTGLGEMIMSRFDPALVAPVVAFLAHEDCPVSGEIYTLGGGQVSRVFIGMTKGYFNPMLSPEDVRDHFAEIRDETGYIVPAHSGDEMAMFLQAAATWSTP, from the coding sequence ATGACGGAACTCAGGTTTGACGGCAGGGTCGCGATCGTCACCGGCGCCGGCCGAGGGCTCGGCAAGGAGTACGCCCTGCTGCTGGCAGCGCGCGGAGCGCGGTTGGTGGTCACCAGCCGCGCGGCCTCGGTGTCTGGTGCGGGATCGGACGTCAGTTCGGCCGAGATGGTGGCCCGCGAGATCCGCGACGCCGGCGGCGAGGCCGTGGCAGTCACCAGCGATGTTGCTACACCCGAGGGTGGGGAATCCATCGTCCAGGCGGCCCTCGATGCCTACGGGCGTATCGATATCGTTGTCAACAATGCGGGAGTCTCGCTCGACGATCCGTTCGCCGACATGACCCTCGACACGTTCCAAGCCATGATCGACATGCATTTGAAGGGCGCGTTCCACGTGATCAGGCCGGCGTGGACCACGATGCGGGAGCAGGGATACGGCCGGGTGATCAACACCTCCTCGAGCGCTGGCGTCTGGGGCGTTGCACTCAAAGCCCACTACGGTGCCGCCAAGTCCGGCCTGCTCGGCTTCACGCGGGTCCTCGCGCTGGAGGGTGCCAAGGACAACATCAAGGTCAACGTGATCACTCCAACGGGTGCAACCCGGATGCTCGCCCAGTCCCTGGCCAACGCACAACAAGAAGCCGAGGCGCTCGAGGCACGACAAGAGGAGGCGTCGGCAGGTAGTGTCAGCGCGGCGCAGCTCACAGGGTTGGGCGAGATGATCATGAGCAGATTCGACCCCGCGCTGGTGGCACCCGTGGTGGCCTTCCTCGCCCACGAGGACTGCCCTGTATCTGGCGAGATCTACACCCTGGGCGGTGGGCAGGTCTCTCGGGTCTTCATCGGGATGACCAAGGGCTACTTCAACCCGATGCTGTCGCCTGAAGACGTGCGAGATCACTTCGCCGAGATCCGCGACGAGACCGGCTACATCGTCCCAGCCCACAGTGGCGATGAGATGGCCATGTTCCTCCAGGCCGCCGCTACCTGGTCCACACCCTGA
- a CDS encoding TetR/AcrR family transcriptional regulator, with product MGDTLGLRERKKAETRVAIQQAVLFLALDRGLDAVTADEIAAAANVSVRTFHNYFGSKEEALVAAWVSELRVYVEALRDRPADEPILDALEHVFGEIAYRIGERPGEAESHADLVWTSTAMARHRSILLDQAIWMVTDVVASRTGTDPATDVYPHLVTAAGISAMVTAYQFTPRDGALGDRRRLLAEAFALLRSGLQRGQPPPD from the coding sequence GTGGGCGACACCCTGGGACTCCGCGAGCGCAAGAAGGCGGAGACCCGCGTGGCCATCCAACAGGCTGTGCTGTTCCTCGCGCTCGACCGCGGGCTCGACGCCGTCACGGCCGACGAGATCGCCGCCGCGGCCAACGTCTCGGTGCGGACGTTCCACAACTACTTCGGCTCCAAGGAGGAGGCGCTCGTCGCCGCCTGGGTGTCGGAGCTGAGGGTCTACGTCGAGGCCCTGCGCGACCGTCCGGCCGACGAGCCGATCCTCGATGCGCTCGAGCACGTCTTCGGCGAGATCGCGTACCGGATCGGGGAACGCCCCGGCGAAGCGGAGAGCCACGCCGACCTCGTCTGGACGAGCACGGCGATGGCGCGCCACCGGTCCATCCTCCTCGACCAGGCCATCTGGATGGTGACCGACGTCGTCGCTTCGCGCACCGGCACCGACCCGGCGACCGACGTCTATCCCCACCTCGTGACGGCCGCAGGGATCTCGGCGATGGTCACGGCCTACCAGTTCACGCCCCGAGACGGAGCGCTCGGCGATCGTCGACGTCTCCTCGCGGAAGCGTTCGCCCTCCTCCGGTCGGGGCTGCAGCGGGGGCAGCCGCCGCCCGACTGA
- a CDS encoding MMPL family transporter has product MAEFLYRLGRASARRAWLVVVAWIVVIAAAGGAFAVWGGTLSTAITIPGTETARVTERLQSALPQASGGTGTLVFSSSDGSALTTTQQAAITAVIAEAAQVDGVEAVVDPFATVDQRAAGELQITEGLAQIEAARAQLQQGQDQLDAAVAQATSSGAFDQARATLDAQQATIDASAAALDAQRSQLELGTALLEMSAEMRSVSLDGSTAVGTIVFTAPELEVSTETKAAVLAVLDGGPIDGVQTDVSAEIASATPGLGVGEVLGVAIAAAVLLVMLGTFVAAGLPLISALLGVAVGALGTLALSGSIEMVSATPLLGVMLGLAVGIDYTLFILNRHRRQLREGLELHESIGLANGTSGNAVVFAGVTVMIALLALNVTGIPFLGLMGVVAAFSVAVAVLIAITLTPAMLGIAGTRVLPRKHRTITPHDVTSPAPKLALPMSTRRAVLSILGGVAALGLIALPALSMRLGLPDGSSEPQESTQYAAYTTIAQEFGAGQNGPLVVAVDLPANMSDDDITALQVLVGEAIMQQDDVVAVAPIATAADKSLTAFQVIPAGGPTSVSTEQLVHDLRNLTFAEDPDLTLSVAGAASGNIDISEKLSSALPIYLILVVGLSLMILVLVFRSILVPLVATGGFVLSLFAAFGGVTAIYQWGWLGSVFGVHDPGPVLNFLPTLLVGILFGLAMDYQLFLVSGMREAYVHGAPARNAVMEGLHAGRTVVTAAAIIMISVFGGFVFSETTVIRPLGFGLAFGVLLDAFVVRMLIVPAIMHLAGDKAWWLPRWLERLLPNVDIEGAALERRHHQHIATVDEVAPAPTPEPALAPATTE; this is encoded by the coding sequence ATGGCTGAGTTCTTGTACCGGCTGGGACGGGCCTCGGCCCGCCGGGCCTGGCTCGTGGTAGTCGCCTGGATCGTGGTCATCGCGGCCGCCGGTGGCGCGTTCGCGGTCTGGGGCGGGACGCTGAGCACAGCGATCACGATCCCCGGCACCGAGACCGCACGGGTCACCGAGCGTCTGCAGTCAGCACTGCCGCAGGCCAGCGGCGGCACGGGGACGCTCGTGTTCAGCTCGAGTGACGGATCGGCGCTCACCACCACCCAGCAGGCGGCGATCACCGCGGTCATTGCGGAGGCCGCCCAGGTCGACGGTGTCGAGGCGGTCGTGGATCCGTTTGCCACGGTGGACCAGCGCGCCGCGGGCGAGCTGCAGATCACCGAAGGCCTTGCCCAGATCGAGGCCGCGCGCGCGCAGCTGCAACAGGGTCAGGACCAGCTGGATGCCGCCGTGGCCCAGGCCACGAGCAGCGGGGCGTTCGACCAGGCGCGGGCGACCCTCGACGCCCAGCAGGCGACGATCGACGCGTCGGCGGCGGCGCTCGACGCGCAGAGGAGTCAGCTCGAGCTCGGTACGGCCCTGCTCGAGATGTCGGCCGAGATGCGGTCCGTGTCACTCGACGGTTCGACCGCGGTCGGCACGATCGTGTTCACCGCCCCGGAGCTGGAGGTCTCCACCGAGACCAAGGCTGCTGTCCTCGCCGTCCTTGACGGCGGCCCGATCGATGGCGTCCAGACCGATGTCTCCGCCGAGATCGCCAGCGCCACCCCGGGCTTGGGAGTCGGCGAGGTCCTCGGTGTCGCGATCGCCGCCGCCGTCCTGCTGGTGATGCTCGGCACCTTCGTCGCTGCGGGCCTGCCGCTGATCAGCGCCCTGCTCGGCGTCGCGGTCGGCGCACTCGGGACCCTCGCCCTGTCCGGCAGCATCGAGATGGTCTCGGCCACCCCCTTGCTGGGCGTGATGCTCGGACTGGCCGTCGGGATCGACTACACCCTGTTCATCTTGAACCGGCATCGCCGCCAGCTGCGCGAGGGCCTCGAGCTGCACGAGTCCATCGGCTTGGCGAACGGCACCTCGGGCAACGCGGTCGTCTTCGCGGGCGTGACCGTCATGATCGCCCTGCTCGCCCTGAACGTCACCGGCATCCCGTTCCTCGGGCTGATGGGCGTCGTCGCAGCGTTCAGCGTCGCGGTCGCGGTGCTCATCGCCATCACGCTCACCCCCGCGATGCTGGGCATCGCCGGCACCCGTGTGCTGCCCCGCAAGCACCGCACCATCACGCCGCACGATGTGACCTCGCCTGCGCCGAAGCTCGCGCTACCGATGTCCACCCGCCGTGCCGTGCTGTCCATCCTCGGCGGCGTCGCCGCCCTCGGCCTGATCGCACTGCCTGCCCTGTCCATGCGCCTGGGCCTGCCCGACGGCTCGTCCGAGCCACAGGAGTCCACCCAGTACGCGGCCTACACCACCATCGCCCAGGAGTTCGGCGCGGGCCAGAACGGTCCCCTCGTGGTCGCCGTCGACCTGCCCGCGAACATGTCCGACGACGACATCACCGCACTTCAGGTCCTCGTCGGCGAAGCGATCATGCAACAGGACGACGTCGTCGCCGTGGCACCGATCGCGACGGCCGCGGACAAGAGCCTGACCGCCTTCCAGGTCATCCCCGCAGGCGGTCCCACCAGCGTCTCGACCGAGCAGCTCGTCCACGACCTGCGCAATCTGACGTTCGCCGAGGACCCTGACCTCACGCTGTCGGTGGCCGGTGCCGCGAGCGGCAACATCGACATCTCAGAGAAGCTCTCCAGCGCCCTGCCGATCTACCTGATCCTCGTCGTCGGGCTCTCGCTGATGATCTTGGTCCTCGTGTTCCGGTCGATCCTCGTGCCGTTGGTGGCCACCGGAGGATTCGTCTTGTCCCTGTTCGCCGCGTTCGGTGGGGTGACCGCGATCTACCAGTGGGGCTGGCTCGGCTCGGTCTTCGGCGTGCACGACCCGGGGCCCGTGCTGAACTTCCTGCCCACCCTGCTCGTCGGCATCCTCTTCGGACTGGCGATGGACTACCAGCTGTTCCTGGTCTCCGGGATGCGCGAGGCCTACGTCCACGGCGCGCCGGCCCGCAACGCCGTCATGGAGGGCCTGCACGCGGGGCGCACGGTGGTCACCGCAGCGGCGATCATCATGATCTCGGTGTTCGGCGGCTTCGTGTTCTCCGAGACCACCGTCATCCGGCCGCTCGGCTTCGGACTGGCGTTCGGGGTGCTCCTGGACGCCTTCGTCGTCCGCATGCTCATCGTGCCCGCCATCATGCACCTCGCCGGCGACAAGGCCTGGTGGCTGCCCCGCTGGCTCGAGCGCCTCCTGCCCAACGTCGACATCGAAGGAGCCGCCCTCGAACGCCGCCACCACCAGCACATCGCGACGGTCGACGAGGTCGCTCCTGCCCCGACGCCGGAGCCGGCACTCGCGCCGGCGACGACGGAGTGA
- a CDS encoding TetR/AcrR family transcriptional regulator: MGIPDAPFAQAPGDRSLRRDAERNRLRIIQAAREVFAAQGLGAGLNGIAHHAGVGVGTVYRRFPDKEALIDAALHDQVDLLLSVADEAIASARAWDGLMLLLDRGLEVLASNLGLREIALGSGAHQAHDAADHRFIPFIETLLERAEAEGDMRPGVTVEDFIMVQCMISEVARHSAGIRPDAWRRYLQLLMDGFRAHPDAAPLSGALDRPSAEAIALRWVGPR; this comes from the coding sequence ATGGGCATCCCCGACGCACCGTTCGCGCAGGCACCTGGCGACCGCTCGCTGCGTCGCGACGCCGAACGGAACCGGCTGCGCATCATCCAGGCGGCGCGGGAGGTGTTCGCGGCTCAGGGGCTGGGTGCGGGCCTGAATGGCATCGCGCACCATGCGGGGGTAGGCGTCGGCACCGTCTACCGCAGGTTCCCCGACAAGGAGGCGCTCATCGACGCCGCCTTGCATGATCAGGTCGACCTGCTGCTCAGCGTCGCGGACGAGGCGATCGCCTCGGCGCGTGCGTGGGACGGGCTCATGCTTCTGCTCGATCGAGGCCTGGAAGTGCTGGCGAGCAACCTGGGCCTGCGCGAGATCGCGCTGGGATCGGGGGCTCACCAGGCGCATGATGCCGCGGATCACCGTTTCATTCCCTTCATCGAGACGCTGCTCGAACGCGCCGAGGCTGAGGGGGACATGCGCCCGGGCGTGACCGTCGAGGACTTCATCATGGTGCAGTGCATGATCAGCGAGGTGGCCCGCCACAGCGCCGGCATCCGCCCCGACGCATGGCGGCGCTACCTGCAGCTGCTGATGGACGGATTCCGTGCGCACCCTGATGCGGCCCCGCTGTCCGGCGCCCTCGACCGGCCCTCGGCGGAAGCGATCGCGCTGCGCTGGGTTGGCCCCCGATGA
- a CDS encoding ferric reductase-like transmembrane domain-containing protein: MTTRTPRGRLAPADATALPPSGAALPPSGAAHRPAGATAPRRAHRTAGGLIHASIAVLIAIVWITVGPVGGPLQNHVAELLGLESIWLMSSSVLVLTRSARIDRWFGGVEGTLLWHRAAGAVGIGLGLVHPALFVSSDGQPSVLVGLLSPLMMLAVVLVGWAFMTPTSRVASWRGPLGWLARRGYDRWRAIHGLLAVFLIVAMAHGIADSASLLKSPALLIVYAGICAVGLYALLERVLVSRLKMRDVPGTVVAVERFGQGTAVITIDPERPVSYEAGQFIELGVPVSGERPHPFTITSAPDSPHVQVAVHASGAGTTHIVKDVAVGDRVSLGPVRGLLRYQDAGPRQVWVAGGIGITPLISWVRAQGEHYPGHHVDLVWSNRGFEDEPFVDELVEAALNSAWLDVHLHDTTRFSRLTADDIVAAGGGSADAITVLACGSAPMISSLGADLIDAGLPRERLRTEAFAYR, translated from the coding sequence ATGACGACAAGGACACCCCGCGGGCGGCTCGCTCCTGCCGACGCCACGGCCCTTCCCCCTTCCGGAGCGGCCCTTCCCCCTTCGGGAGCGGCCCACCGCCCCGCAGGAGCGACCGCCCCACGGCGCGCCCACCGCACAGCAGGCGGGCTGATCCACGCGTCGATCGCCGTGCTGATAGCCATCGTCTGGATCACCGTCGGCCCGGTCGGCGGGCCCCTCCAGAACCATGTGGCAGAGCTGCTCGGCCTCGAGTCCATCTGGCTGATGAGCTCGTCGGTCCTCGTGCTCACACGCTCGGCACGAATCGACCGCTGGTTCGGCGGCGTCGAGGGGACGCTCTTGTGGCACCGCGCGGCCGGCGCCGTCGGCATCGGGCTCGGGCTGGTCCATCCAGCCCTGTTCGTGTCGAGCGACGGCCAGCCTTCAGTCCTTGTCGGCTTGCTCAGCCCCCTGATGATGCTCGCCGTCGTGCTCGTGGGTTGGGCCTTCATGACGCCGACCTCACGCGTCGCCTCGTGGCGGGGCCCCCTCGGCTGGCTCGCCCGGCGCGGCTACGACCGCTGGCGCGCCATTCACGGCCTGCTCGCAGTATTCCTCATCGTCGCCATGGCCCACGGCATCGCCGACAGTGCCAGCCTGCTCAAGTCACCGGCGCTGCTCATCGTGTATGCGGGCATCTGCGCCGTCGGCCTCTACGCGTTGCTCGAGCGCGTGCTCGTCTCTCGCCTGAAGATGCGCGACGTCCCGGGTACGGTCGTCGCCGTCGAGCGCTTCGGCCAGGGTACGGCCGTGATCACCATCGACCCCGAACGACCCGTCAGCTACGAGGCAGGCCAGTTCATCGAGCTCGGTGTGCCCGTCTCCGGCGAGCGCCCGCACCCGTTCACGATCACCAGCGCACCCGACTCACCGCACGTTCAGGTGGCGGTGCATGCCTCGGGTGCCGGCACGACCCACATCGTCAAGGACGTGGCCGTCGGCGACCGGGTCTCCCTGGGGCCCGTACGCGGGCTGCTCCGGTACCAGGACGCCGGCCCCCGTCAGGTGTGGGTGGCCGGGGGCATCGGCATCACTCCGCTCATCAGCTGGGTTCGCGCCCAGGGCGAGCACTACCCCGGTCACCACGTCGACCTGGTGTGGTCCAACCGCGGGTTCGAGGACGAACCGTTCGTCGACGAGCTCGTGGAGGCCGCACTGAACTCCGCATGGCTGGACGTCCACCTGCACGACACCACGCGGTTCTCGCGCCTGACCGCCGACGACATCGTGGCCGCGGGCGGCGGGAGTGCCGACGCGATCACCGTCCTGGCCTGCGGGTCGGCCCCCATGATCTCGTCGCTGGGGGCCGATCTGATCGACGCGGGCCTGCCTCGCGAGCGGCTGCGCACGGAGGCCTTCGCCTACCGCTGA